Within Takifugu rubripes chromosome 20, fTakRub1.2, whole genome shotgun sequence, the genomic segment aaaaaaaaaaaaatcagcagaacatttgcttgtgttttttcttctcttacagGCCTGTACaggattaccgtattttccggactataggtcgcactttttttcatagtttgtcagggggtgcgacttgtactccagagcgacttacagtgatccctcgtttatcgcgggagttgcgttccaaaaataacacccgaaaagtgaaatccgtgaagtagtcagctttatttttttaaattattttacaatgcaatactgaactatagaatgaaaccaaaaatcaaaacctgttttaaagcccaaaatttgtttaaaacaataattttaatctagtaatacaaggttggaaacattgtcactcgcgtatttcagtcccagctgtgcctctgcgtcctgactccgctccgctggagcgtctgtttctactgaaggcgcaggagtctttctccgagagaagaacattgttatgggtagttgttggcgctctttctttttctgagcaagaagatttttataaacggatatgccaccttcgattatatttgagaactgcaatgaacgactcgcaaaaaaaaatctgtgaagcagcgaagccgtgaaagatgaaacgcgatatagcgagggatcactgtatatgttaaataaatacaatattacagaatttcacttGTTCGTTagtttcacactgacaaccacaagggggcgctcgaggcatgtgtacctgaggaacgagttcctttagcgacgcagaagaaaaagcggtgcttcgtctatggagttcgacttgattgtttggtaaacttgctcggatgttctttatgctatagttatctgaataagtgttaatatgttacgttaacaaagcagacacgtactcagttcgttgtgggtcatgtagctgaatttgttacattagcataccgtaaccctattgctaatccatgctaatggattgctaattgcttttcaagatgaaatgtatgttcttggtctcagattttatcaaataaatttccccccaaaatgcgacttatagtccagtgcgacttatatatatttcttcttttgatgcattttttggctagtgcgacttaaactccggagcaacatatagtccagaaaatacggtattacAAATTATTAGTTTTACATTGATATATGAACATTGTTTGTTACTGAACTATAACCAAATGCAGTGTAGCCATTTGTGTTGTAGCCTCTTAACAGGTGGTAAACAAATGTGTCACAGAAGCTTTATGactgtcattaaaatgtttttttaatctcacaAATAAATCTGCAGTAACCACCGACGACCAGAAGGGGGAGTTCATCATTCAGGATTGTGCGATTAACTCCGATTTTTCCAGTTTGCAGCTCAGAATAAAACCAGCAGTGTCCAGCCAACGGTGCTCATTTTCCAGCACCTCTCACACCTGTGTGACCATGTGGTCCTGCTAGGAGTCCATCAGGTGGCTCTGCTGACGCACATTGACCTGGTTTGTCCAGAAACTGCCCAAGATGTCACCAACGTCTACAAGAGCCGCGTGGTTCAAGCCGCGGTCAGTCCAAACAGACCCGACGTGTTTTTGCTGGTTGTCCACACGTGTGACGCTCACGTTTGTCATGCACAGATCAAtcgagctgctgctctgctgggcaTGTCCACCTCCTACATCGTCCCAGTCAAGAACTACTCTTCAGAGCTGGACGTGGACCACAACACGGACGTGCTTCTGCTGAACGCCGTGGACCACATCCTGCAGTACGCCGACCTGTACTTCCTCGACAATTCACCGCCACCTGACTGCGAGACGCCATAAATAACACTGGGGAACCATTTTGGGATTGTGGAGTATTGATAGTCCTGACCTACtgggagctgcacacacctctcaccACACCGTCTCAGCCGTGACTGCACCAACAAGTTGCCCCGCAGGTGGAGACAAGTCCACTCGTAATCGGCCGCCTCAGCTCTGAATACTGACTCAGTGGTGTTGCAACGCTTTTCTAGCACCTTGGCACGTTGGTGTGAGATGTGCTCGTGAATAAAACCGATTCAAAAATCGTCCTCGATTGTCCTTCATCTTGAGAACGTCGCTGCACTCAGAATCGTTCATTTGGATCATTTAAAGATGCCGTCAgacaggccccctgctgtggacaCACTCTCAAGGAGGCTTGAACCCAGTCAGGACTTTACTATCATTAaaaactactattactactactaatataacaacaacaatcaaaaaaacaataatgacaataattagattattattattaattaatgtTCACTTTTAAGGAAGTTTTAGTCTGATAAAACCAAGTTATCAGTAAACGGTCATTTTCTCTGCTCGGTGAACTTTTTTAAGTGTGGAGACTCCTAAAATGAAATTTTACTCACTGATTAGGGCGTGACTACCCTGTAAACGAAACTGATGTTTCCTGGAATAACTCCTCCAAATATTGGTTAcacctttcacaataaaagcatcaacaTTCTGTCATTTGTAAACTGGAACAGGAGGCGACAACTGCAGCTCAAGACAATGGTCGAATTTTGAGCATTCAAATTATAAACTGCGATTataattaaaactaaaaagaaaatgacagtttGAAACACAAGCGTGCAGCTGGCTCTTTGCCgtacttttactttgaaagaCAGACCACTATTTCCGCTCTCTTAAACAGACTTAAGTGGAAATTTTCAGAAGAAGGTCCATTTTGACTTTTGGAGTCTGGGTCATACTTTGCTTCTCTGCTTCTTGGTTCAAGAATCATCAGCGATGGCTCAGGCACCAGGTAAACCACCACCAGTCTAAATGTGTCACTTTTGGTGCTCAGTACCAGAAATGGTGCTTTAACTGAGCTTGTTCTCTCTTGACCAGACTGGAGCCCCTGGAGGATAGTGGTGGGGAAAAACTGGGGGAAAAGGTGAGTCTTTCATTTCAAATGGTTCCAGCAGAATCTCAACATCAACGGCATCTTCTCCTCCACAATGTGATAAACAAATGTGGATTTTACACGACTGGGCGATAACGCTTGTTTctgcaggaagaagatgaagtacATAAATGCTATCGACAAGTTCAAACCCATCGACAGTTCTGTGACCAAAGCTCGGATTCTGCTCCTCGGCCCATCCGGTGTCGGGAAGTCCAGCTTTGTCAATTCTGTCTTCTCCATATTTAGAGACATCACCGGCAATCGGGCTGACGGCAGCAACCCGACCTCAGAGGTGAGATTTTCTGACAGAACATTACAGAATATTCAAGTTTAAACTGTTTGACCGTCAGTTAAATCCGAACTCTGCGCTCCTCCTACTTAACTGCCAGTTTCGCACCTACTTGATAAGAGGTGTTGAGGGAAGAACCTTCCTGAATCTGGCCTTGTGTGACACCATGGGTCTGTCAGAGaagaaaggggcggggcttcacagTGACGACATCGTCAGCATCATTCAAGGTCATGTGCGCAATGGTTACAAGGTAAACTTTATAGCCAACGCACGAAGGAGAAGCACTGATTCTTCAAGTTttcctgatttaaaaaaaaacttctttGCACGCCACAGTTCAGGCCGACCTCGCCGATGACCCCAGAAACAGCTAAATATGTTGCAGCTCCGACACTCAATGAGAAGATTCACTGTGTGGTCTACGTCATGGACGCCAGCACGGTCTCCGACATGTCTGCAGCTCTAAAGAAGAAGCTGAGAGAAATACGCCAGAGAGTCACCTCACTGAGTTcgagcagtttttttttagcactttTTAAGAAATAATATTAGCATCGTTCTTCTCCGCTGAACGATTTTGGAGTTACTTCAGATTTTGGTTGCTTGATTTTCAGAGATTCCTCAGCTGGTCCTGATGACTAAAGTGGATGAAGCCGATCCGTCCGTTATCAAGAACATCAGGAAAGTTTACAAGAGTGAAATCATTCGGGAAAAGGTCAGATGTGATGAACTCCAACACCTTGATGCAGATCGGAGGTGATTCTTCAGAACCAAATGTGAATCTTCCTCTCCCTCACACAGGCCGAGCAGCTGGCCGCTCTGCTGGACGTGCCGATTTCCTGCATCTTCCCAGTGAAGAACTATTTCCCAGATGAGGTGAAGCTGAACGACAACTGTGACGTCCTGCTCCTCATGGCCGTCTACGAGATGCTGAGCTTGGCCGATAATTACATGGACGACATCGCCACTAAATCTGTGAACGACCTCACCGAGCGACTCGGTGCCCTCTCGACCTCAGGATGAGGCAGGGTGTCACATGTGAAGCCTCCTAAATTACCCTTTAAACTGAGTGTTGCCTCTCCTCTGTCTATCATCTTTATTCATTTACCTTTGTCCCGCCCTCTCCTACTCTACTGTTTGATGCGTCAGCCTTCATGATGGGTAATAATAAAAACTCAAAGGTGTGTGAACCAACAGGGAAACTGGAGTTTATTCTTTTAACTGAGACGGTTAATGTGCAGTGAACAGCGCCGGAGTGGATCAGGCGGAGGAAGGGTCCACATCCGTGTGACAGGGTAACACAGGCTCCTGATCCGGATCCACTGATTCGGGAatcttttgttttcctcccagCAACAACAATAGTGATCAGATCACAAACAGCCACTCTGACGACTCTCAAACACACGTTATATAGTGTCCAAGTATTAATGTTGCGTTAGTGCCCATGAAAACTAGGAGATCTCTCCAACTTGGCAACAGTTTACATTGAACTGAATGTACGACTGCAACTTCAACAAGCAGCCAACAGAGACGGCGCTGAAGACGGAAAGCCCAGGGACCACCAGGGGGCCGCTGGGGGCTTCGGACAGGGCCGTGGGAGGTTCTGATGGCACAGCTGACGTTCTCCAACATCTCTGGCTTTGGCTTTGTCTCATCAGCCAACAGAAAAGGCAGCATagtgaagaagaaacacacacaaacacacaccagctcaaCCAGCGTCCAAAGGCTGACTTCAGTGACAGAGGGGAGAGTCCAGTGACCCATTTGGCAccatataaaaaacaaacaaataatgcaaaattatctctaatttaaaaaaaacaaaaaaatgaagaTCTGTGATACCATAACAAAGCACTTTAGattcttaaatataaaaaaaacacagctgttAGAACACATTTCTGTTCTAATcaggttaaaaaacaaagtactgtaaatgtaaaataaaacctttaactGGCATTTAAAGATATTCCACACCTGAATCATTAATCGTGTAACTTTGGTCCTTCGGACTCGCCAACACACTGTGCTTACTTATGTCAACTTTGACAGAGGTGCCATTCAAATTcaaaacacctaaaaaaaaaaaatcagcagaacatttccttgtgttttttcttctcttacagGCCTGTACAGGATTATTACAAATAATTAGTTTTACATTTATATATGAACATTGTTTGTTACTGAACTATAACCAAATGCAGTGTAGCCATTTGTGTTGTAGCCTGTTAACAGGTAGTAAACCTAAATGTGTAACAGAAGCTTTATGAcggtaattaaaatgtttttttaatctcatgAATATATCTGCAGTAACCACCCACGACCACAAGAGGGAGCTCATCATTTCAGGACGGTGCGATTAATTCTGTTTTTTCCAGTTTGCAGctcagaataaaagcagcagttagCTTTTGATCAAATCTGAGTCACTCTATTGtaaaaatgaagtaaaacaTACGGGACTGATCCGATCCTCCGTTCTCATCTTTTCCTTTGAGTCCAAGAAGACGAGTGAGACCTCAGCTACAAAACGGGAATACTGCATTCTGCTGTGGCTTGGTTCATCAACTCGTGCTCCCGCATCCTGCAAGGGCGGAGGGGTGGAGGCTGGGCTAGGCCGGGCCCTCCTTTGGGGAGGATGGTGCCTGTGAcatggaggatgaggaggaagaggtggaactCTTGAGGGAGCCCAGAGTTTTGCTGAGCCAGGAGTTTTTGGTGGCCTGTATCTCATTCATCAGGACTCCCCTCTGGTGCTCGAGCTCCtgcaggggggagaggaggagagacactGATTATTAAGATCTGAGCTacattcttcttcttgttcccCTTCGTTATTCATCATGAACCAGAGTCGCTGGAAGGTGCAGCTGACCTGGATGCGACATTTGGCCTCCACCAGCTGTAGTTTGGTCTGtgccagctccagctccatctcCCGCAGCTGCTCCTTCAGTCCATCCTTCTCTTCGTCCGTGGGCTCGGTGGAGCTCTTCTGCCTACCGGGGGAAGACACCTGGAGCGAGCCTAAGGTGCTGAAGAGCTCTCTGCAGTGCTCACAGCTCATGACTTTACTCTGCATGTTCAGACACACAGCACACGCCCgagttagcatgttgctaacgcggcgcagcagcactgctgtgaGGGTGTCCTGGGGTGGGCAGGACATCacatgtcacattttaaaacaattgcCATTAAGTCGCTCTGCCGGGCACTCATTGCACAAGTAGAAATTTCACAAGTTGTGTGTTTAGCCATGGTGAAATATGCAGCTCCACCCTGCTGTCTGCATctgggcagtgggggggggaaCAATAAGACGCCATTCAGCTCCACCCACATTTCCCTTAAGAATGCCTCTAAATTTCTCCTGTTCTTTAATCTCATATCTTGTAACTTTTGAACGAGCCCGTCTGCTTCTCTTTTCAGCAGGGAATTAATGTTATTTCGGAGAGTTTCCTGATGGTTATCCCGGTCTGAGCAGCTCTGCTGCCACACCCACATCGGAGGCTGGGTGGGCCAGCGGGAGCCTGGCGTAACCACAGCAAAAGATGCAACCATCCTGAAAAATCCCAGAATTCCCTGAAGGAAGGTGCTTGATGTCTGAGATGATGTGTGAGAACCTTCAGAACAGCGACATCGGCTGTGGAGTTTAAATACGTCAGCACAGTTTGAGCCTCATACcagtttgtttcattttcaagtGTGATTCTTGAGTTGGTTAAATTGCTCTCAGCAAATTGTGAGGTAGAAAATAGAGCTAATGACGCCTGAACTGCAGTTCTGCcatatttctgcagcttttgtccttttgtttcaTATTTGTCACCTTGAGACTGACGAACCTGAgaaacgagttcctttagcaaCGCAGAAGAaaaagcggtgcttcgtctatggagttcgACTTGATTgtgcagacacgtactcagttcgttgtgggtcatgtagctgaatttgttacattagcataccgtaaccctattgctaatccatgctaatggattgctaattgcttTTCaagaaatgtatgttcttggtctcggattttatcaataAATTttccccaaaatgcgacttatagtccagtgcgacttatatatctatttttcttctttattatgcattttttggctactacgacttaaactccggagcgacatatagtccagaaaatacggtattacAAATAATTAGTTTTACATTGATATATGAACATTGTTTGTTACTGAACTATAACCAAATGCAGTGTAGCCATTTGTGTTGTAGCCTCTTAACAGGTAGTAAACCTAAATGTGTAACAGAAGCTTTATGACTGTAATTAAAATGGTTTTTAATCTCACGAATAAATCTGCAGTAACCACCGACGACCAGAAGGGGGAGTTCATCATTCAGGATTGTGCGATTAATTCCGATTTTTCCAGTTTGCAGCTCAGAATAAAACCAGCAGTGTCCAGCCAACGGTGCTCATTTTCCAGCACCTCTCACACCGGTGTGACCATGTGGTCCTGCTAGGAGTCCATCAGGTGGCTCTGCTGACGCACGTTGACCTGGTTTGTCCAGAAACCGCCCAAGATGTCACCAACGTCTACAAGAGCCGCGTGGTTCAAGCCGCGGTCAGTCCAAACAGACCCGACGTGTTTTTGCTGGTTGTCCACACGTGTGACGCTCACGTTTGTCGTGCACAGATCAGtcgagctgctgctctgctgggcaTGTCCACCTCCTACATCGTCCCAGTCAAGAACTACTCTTCAGAGCTGGACGTGGACCACAACACGGACGTGCTTCTGCTGAACGCCGTGGACCACATCCTGCAGTACGCCGACCTGTACTTCCTCGACAATTCACCGCCACCTGACTGCGAGACGCCATAAATAACACTGGGGAAtgaagagaattagtttatattgttagcatcttttatcctattatgtgttatactatatgtttttgttttatgttacagttagtttagaagttaggaatactatataatctttagtaggaatacacataagcaagtcagttgacccttctttgacatgaatactgcttagacagttggagtcaggcagacaggaaatggtagaccctcatcgtaaaatatgacagcataatttactggtgattgataagttcctggacaggaacaatacctctgacctggccatctgagaagacaatggaggaggactgcaccaacaccaaatgaggcaggaagaagaagatgaagtcacccaagaaggactggattggactgaattagcatcaataattacatatgtctttctatataaactgggccaagggatagttaggttgtcagacttcatgccctgacaattgactctgttgttggtagggttatgaactggctcagagctctgtaatatttgtgtcttgaattgattctgtttgctaaatacattttgaaattgacatttgtttacttgaagtcttcatttaaagaacacgtggattggcagtgacacacgagaggtattgcaatccaacaggaACCATTTTGGGATTGTGGAGTATTGATAGTCCTGACCTACtgggagctgcacacacctctcaccACACCGTCTCAGCCGTGACTGCACCAACAAGTTGCCCCGCAGGTGGAGACGAGTCCACTCGtaatcagcagcttcagctctgaatacTGACTCAGTGGTGTTGCAACGCTTTTCTAGCACCTTGGCACGTTGGTGTGAGATGTGCTCGTGAATAAAACCGATTCAAAAATCGTCCTCGATTGTCCTTCATCTCGAGAACGTCGCTGCACTCAGAATCGTTCATTTGGATCATTTAAAGATGCCGTCAgacaggccccctgctgtggacaCACTCTCAAGGAGGCTTGAACCCAGTCAGGACTTTACTATCATTAaaaactactattactactactaatataacaacaacaatcaaaacaacaataatgacaataattagattattattattaattaatgtTCACTTTTAAGGAAGTTTTAGTCTGATAAAACCAAGTTATCAGTAAATGGTCATTTTCTCTGCTCGGTGaacttttttaaatgtgaacttTCGTGATAAGGAGACTCCTGCAATGAAATTTTACTCACTAATTAGGGCGTGACTACCCTCCTCCTACTTAACTGCCAGTTTCGCCCCTACTCGATAAGAGATGTTGAGGGAGGAACCTTCCTGAATCTGGCCTTGTGTGACACCATGGGTCTGgcagaggagaaaggggaggggcTTCACAGTGACGACATCGTCAGCATCATTCAAGGTCATGTGCCCGATAGTTACCAGGTAAACTTTATAGCCAACGCACGAAGGAGAAGCACTGATtcctgatttcttttaaaaacttcTTTGCACGCCACAGTTCAGCCCGACCTCGCCGATGACCCCAGAAACAGCTGGATATGTTGCAGCTCCGACACTCAATAAGAAGATTCACTGTGTGGTCTACGTCATGGACGCCAGCACGGTCTCCGACATGTCTGCAGCTCTAAAGAAGAAGCTGAGAGAAATACGCCAGAGAGTCACCTCACTGAGTTCGAGCAGTTTTTTTTAGCACTTTTTAAGAAATAATATTAGCATCGTTCTTCTCCGCTGAACGATTTTGGAGTTACTTCAGATTTTGGTTGCTTGATTTTCAGACATTCCTCAGCTGGTCCTGATGACTAAAGTGGACAGAGCCGATCCGTCCGTTATCAAGAACATCAAGAAAGTTGACCAGAGTGAAATCATTCGGGAAAAGGTCAGATGTGATGAACTCCAACACCTTGATGCAGATCGGTGGTGATTCTTCAGAACCAAATGTGAATCTTCCTCTCCCTCACACAGGCCGAGCAGCTGGCCGCTCTGCTGGACGTGCCGGATACCAGCATCTTCCCAGTGAAGAACTATGTCCCAGATGAGGAGTTGAAGCTGAACAACAACTGTGACGTCCTGCTCCTCACGGCCGTCAACGAGATGCTGAGCTTGGCCGATAATTACATGGACGACATCGCCGCTACATCCGTGAACAACCTCACCGAGCGACTCGGTGCCCTCTCGACCTGAGTTTGAGGCAGGGTGTCACATGTGAAGCCTCCTAAATTACCCTTTAAATTGAGTGTTGCCTCTCCTCTGTCTATCATCTTTATTCATTCACCTTTGTCCCGCCCTCTCACCCGCTCCTACTCTACTGTTTGATGCTTCAGCCTTCATATATGCATATGTGCATATAAAACCTGTCTATAAAATCACGTGTTTGTTCCACTGACGCTGCACAACCACAGATTCTTTAGAGTCTGCTAAATATTCTGGGAGAGAAACACTCACATCAGCAGTAATGGGGCTccatataaaaaacaaacaaataatgcaaaatcatctctaatttaaaaaaaaacaaaaaaaatgaagatcTGTGATACCATAACAAAGCACTTTAGattcttaaatataaaaaaaacacagctgttAGAACACATTTCTGTTCTAATcaggttaaaaaacaaagtactgtaaatgtaaaataaaacctttaactGGCATTTAAAGATATTCCACACCTGAATCATTAACCGTGTAACTTTGGTCCTTCGGACTCGCCAACACACTGTGCTTACTTATGTCAACTTTGACAGAGGTGCCATTCAAATTcaaaacacctaaaaaaaaaaaatcagcagaacatttgcttgtgttttttcttctcttacagGCCTGTACaggattaccgtattttccggactataagtcgcactt encodes:
- the LOC101077665 gene encoding uncharacterized protein, translated to MAQAPDKGPWRTVVWGRVQRRRYIKAIKEFKPIDSSVTKARILLLGPFGVGKSSFVNSVFSIFRDRIGNRADGSNPTSEFRPYLIRGVEGGTFLNLALCDAMGLAEEKGAGLHSDDIVSIIQGHVPDGYQFAAQNKTSSVQPTVLIFQHLSHLCDHVVLLGVHQVALLTHIDLVCPETAQDVTNVYKSRVVQAAINRAAALLGMSTSYIVPVKNYSSELDVDHNTDVLLLNAVDHILQYADLTDLSGNFQKKVHFDFWSLGHTLLLCFLVQESSAMAQAPDWSPWRIVVGKNWGKRKKMKYINAIDKFKPIDSSVTKARILLLGPSGVGKSSFVNSVFSIFRDITGNRADGSNPTSEFRTYLIRGVEGRTFLNLALCDTMGLSEKKGAGLHSDDIVSIIQGHVRNGYKFRPTSPMTPETAKYVAAPTLNEKIHCVVYVMDASTVSDMSAALKKKLREIRQRVTSLKIPQLVLMTKVDEADPSVIKNIRKVYKSEIIREKAEQLAALLDVPISCIFPVKNYFPDEVKLNDNCDVLLLMAVYEMLSLADNYMDDIATKSVNDLTERLGALSTSG
- the LOC105419117 gene encoding rab GTPase-activating protein 1-like; translated protein: MLTRACAVCLNMQSKVMSCEHCRELFSTLGSLQVSSPGRQKSSTEPTDEEKDGLKEQLREMELELAQTKLQLVEAKCRIQELEHQRGVLMNEIQATKNSWLSKTLGSLKSSTSSSSSSMSQAPSSPKEGPA